In Nocardia yunnanensis, one DNA window encodes the following:
- a CDS encoding serine hydrolase domain-containing protein: MDIAARDDAVAGFCAPEFASLRAAFVEQVVSGAELGASVCVTVDGETVVDLWGGYADPERTRPWDVDTLVNTFSITKTMVALSALLLVDRGELDVYQKVAHYWPEFAANGKADIEVRHLLSHTSGVSGWEAPIVLPDIYDPDAAADRLAAQPPWWEPGTASGYHAMNYGHLIGAVIERITGRPLGRFFAEELAEPLGADFHIGTPAADLGRIATLVPPELPEFDPSLLPQDSVMFKTLFQPLLDFAECGTPQWQQAELGGMGGHGNARSIARLQSLVSNGGALDGRKFLSDKTIELIFEPQSDGVDLALMLPLRFGIGYGLPQAQAAPHVPDGKVCWWAGLGGAFVVNDLDHRVTFAYAMNRMAPGLIGSDRADAYLKATFDTVRGRA, translated from the coding sequence ATGGATATCGCAGCGCGCGACGATGCCGTCGCCGGTTTCTGTGCCCCTGAGTTCGCTTCTCTGCGTGCGGCTTTCGTCGAGCAAGTCGTATCGGGTGCGGAGCTCGGCGCCTCGGTCTGCGTGACGGTGGACGGCGAAACCGTGGTCGACCTCTGGGGCGGTTACGCCGATCCGGAGCGGACCAGGCCGTGGGACGTCGACACCTTGGTCAACACCTTCTCCATCACCAAGACCATGGTCGCCCTGAGCGCCCTGCTGCTGGTCGACCGGGGCGAGCTGGACGTGTACCAGAAGGTGGCGCACTACTGGCCGGAGTTCGCCGCCAACGGCAAGGCCGATATCGAAGTGCGACACCTGCTTTCGCACACCTCCGGCGTCTCCGGCTGGGAGGCGCCGATCGTGCTGCCGGACATCTACGACCCCGACGCCGCCGCGGATCGCCTGGCGGCACAACCGCCCTGGTGGGAGCCCGGCACCGCGTCCGGCTATCACGCCATGAACTACGGGCACCTGATCGGCGCGGTGATCGAACGCATCACCGGCCGCCCCCTGGGACGCTTCTTCGCCGAGGAGCTGGCGGAGCCGCTGGGCGCGGATTTCCACATCGGCACGCCCGCAGCGGATCTGGGCCGCATCGCCACCCTGGTGCCGCCGGAGCTGCCGGAGTTCGATCCATCGCTGCTGCCGCAGGACAGCGTCATGTTCAAGACGCTGTTCCAGCCGCTGCTGGACTTCGCCGAATGCGGCACACCGCAGTGGCAGCAGGCCGAACTCGGCGGTATGGGCGGGCACGGCAATGCCCGCTCCATCGCCCGGCTGCAATCGCTGGTCAGCAATGGCGGCGCGCTGGATGGCCGGAAGTTCCTGTCGGACAAGACCATCGAGCTGATCTTCGAGCCGCAGTCCGACGGCGTGGACCTGGCCCTCATGCTGCCGCTGCGCTTCGGCATCGGCTACGGTCTGCCGCAGGCCCAGGCCGCCCCGCACGTGCCGGACGGCAAGGTCTGCTGGTGGGCCGGGCTGGGCGGCGCGTTCGTGGTCAACGACCTGGACCATCGCGTCACCTTCGCCTACGCCATGAACCGCATGGCGCCCGGCCTGATCGGCTCCGATCGTGCCGACGCCTACCTGAAGGCGACCTTCGACACCGTCCGGGGGCGGGCATGA
- a CDS encoding flavin-containing monooxygenase codes for MAALSAQNPALPRVAVIGAGPSGITAAKRLAEYGIPFDCYEASDQVGGNWYYKNPNGMSACYQSLHIDTSKFRLQFEDFPAPEDWPDFPHHSQLHQYFKDYVEHFGFGDRILLNHKVVSAERDADGLWVIGTDKGTTATYDALVVCNGHHWDPRMPDYPGEFNGVLMHSHAYNDPFDPIDMRGKRIVVVGMGNSGLDIATELSQRFIASKFYLSARRGVWVLPKYVNGQVGDKRSMPAWMPPKLGLKLKQRFVVKNRGHMEDYGLPKPDHLPFEAHPSASEEFLHRAGCGDITFKPAITKLDGDKVHFADGSIEAVDVVLCATGYHISFPFFTDPELLPDARNRFPLFRQMIKPGVDNLFFLGLAQPLPTLVNFAEQQSKLVAAYLTGNYRLPSRTEMTEAIEQAEAARSGRYYDSPRHTIQIEFEPYVRDLEKEMARGAQRAEAYGFAPPVRARAAAKQ; via the coding sequence TTGGCTGCGCTATCTGCCCAGAATCCCGCCCTGCCCCGGGTCGCCGTCATCGGCGCGGGCCCCTCCGGCATCACCGCCGCGAAGCGGCTCGCCGAGTACGGCATCCCCTTCGACTGCTACGAAGCCTCGGACCAGGTGGGCGGCAACTGGTACTACAAGAACCCGAACGGGATGTCGGCCTGCTATCAGAGCCTGCACATCGACACCTCGAAGTTTCGCCTGCAATTCGAGGACTTCCCCGCGCCCGAGGACTGGCCGGACTTCCCGCATCACAGCCAATTGCACCAGTATTTCAAGGATTACGTCGAACACTTCGGCTTCGGCGATCGAATCCTGCTGAACCACAAGGTCGTTTCGGCCGAACGCGACGCCGACGGACTGTGGGTCATCGGCACGGACAAGGGCACCACCGCGACCTACGACGCACTGGTGGTCTGCAACGGGCACCACTGGGATCCCCGCATGCCCGACTACCCCGGCGAATTCAACGGTGTGCTCATGCATTCGCACGCCTACAACGACCCGTTCGATCCGATCGACATGCGCGGCAAGCGCATTGTCGTGGTGGGCATGGGCAATTCGGGCCTGGACATCGCCACCGAGCTCTCGCAGCGCTTCATCGCCTCGAAGTTCTACCTGTCGGCTCGCCGCGGCGTGTGGGTGCTGCCGAAGTACGTCAACGGTCAGGTCGGCGACAAGCGCTCGATGCCCGCGTGGATGCCGCCGAAGCTGGGCCTCAAGCTCAAGCAGCGGTTCGTGGTGAAAAACCGTGGCCACATGGAGGATTACGGGCTGCCCAAACCGGATCACCTGCCGTTCGAGGCGCATCCCTCGGCCAGTGAGGAGTTCCTGCATCGGGCCGGCTGCGGCGACATCACCTTCAAGCCCGCCATCACCAAGCTCGACGGTGACAAGGTGCATTTCGCCGACGGCAGCATCGAGGCCGTCGACGTGGTGTTGTGTGCCACCGGATATCACATCAGCTTCCCGTTCTTCACCGATCCGGAACTGCTGCCCGACGCGCGCAACCGGTTCCCGCTGTTCCGCCAGATGATCAAGCCCGGCGTGGACAATCTGTTCTTCCTCGGCCTGGCGCAGCCGCTGCCGACCCTGGTGAATTTCGCCGAGCAGCAGTCGAAGCTGGTCGCGGCGTATCTGACCGGCAACTACCGCCTGCCGTCGCGGACGGAGATGACCGAGGCGATCGAACAGGCCGAGGCGGCCCGTTCGGGGCGCTACTACGATTCGCCCCGGCACACCATCCAGATCGAGTTCGAGCCGTATGTGCGCGATCTCGAGAAGGAGATGGCGCGCGGCGCCCAGCGCGCCGAGGCGTACGGGTTCGCACCGCCGGTGCGGGCACGCGCGGCGGCGAAGCAGTAG
- a CDS encoding TetR/AcrR family transcriptional regulator yields the protein MTRSDADSTRRTSLRDEQKRLTRTRLIEAATQLFTTQGYATVRVDDIAAAVGCSRATFYLHFTGKPDVLRAIAEQGTLPSVQHFYEDLDHVLDSGSRTEFAAWMRRAIDWFQEYKDLLPAWDEATALEPEFREVAREGIMALPNVMSSYLSRWPADRQDEARLRIELLVAQLERFFTRWAMQGTIDVSADEAATVLTDIWFPALQTPER from the coding sequence GTGACCCGATCAGACGCCGACTCGACCCGACGCACCTCGTTGCGCGATGAACAGAAGCGGCTCACCCGCACCCGGCTCATCGAAGCCGCCACCCAGCTGTTCACCACACAGGGCTACGCCACGGTCCGCGTCGACGACATCGCCGCCGCCGTCGGCTGCAGCCGCGCCACCTTCTACCTGCACTTCACCGGCAAACCGGATGTGTTGCGCGCCATCGCCGAACAGGGCACGCTGCCCAGCGTCCAGCACTTCTACGAGGACCTCGACCATGTGCTCGACTCCGGTTCGCGCACCGAGTTCGCGGCCTGGATGCGCCGGGCCATCGACTGGTTCCAGGAGTACAAGGATCTGCTGCCCGCCTGGGACGAGGCCACCGCGCTCGAACCCGAATTCCGGGAGGTGGCCCGGGAAGGCATCATGGCGCTGCCCAATGTCATGAGCTCCTACCTGTCCCGCTGGCCCGCCGACCGCCAGGACGAGGCCCGGCTGCGCATCGAACTGCTGGTCGCCCAACTGGAACGGTTCTTCACCCGCTGGGCCATGCAGGGCACCATCGACGTCTCCGCCGACGAGGCCGCCACCGTCCTCACCGACATCTGGTTCCCGGCCCTGCAGACGCCGGAGCGCTAG
- a CDS encoding nuclear transport factor 2 family protein translates to MVSEHPARRAGLASQAAVRAKRKAEWLGLFAADARVEDPVGVSLYDPVGEGHSGREAIAAFWDKAIEPSRIEFEWADSFACGSEAAFTGSIRSTRPDVAVEVDLVAVYRVNAGGKIVALRAFWELDRARVTPL, encoded by the coding sequence ATGGTGTCCGAACATCCCGCCCGTCGTGCCGGTCTCGCCTCGCAGGCGGCGGTGCGCGCCAAACGCAAGGCCGAATGGCTGGGGCTGTTCGCCGCGGATGCGCGGGTGGAGGATCCGGTCGGCGTCTCCCTGTACGACCCGGTGGGGGAGGGGCATTCGGGTCGCGAGGCCATTGCGGCGTTCTGGGACAAGGCGATCGAGCCCAGCCGCATCGAATTCGAGTGGGCGGATTCGTTCGCCTGCGGCAGTGAGGCCGCGTTCACCGGCAGCATTCGCAGCACCCGCCCGGACGTGGCGGTCGAGGTCGATCTGGTGGCCGTCTACCGGGTGAACGCGGGCGGGAAAATCGTTGCGCTGCGGGCCTTCTGGGAACTGGACCGCGCCCGCGTCACGCCGCTCTAG
- a CDS encoding sirohydrochlorin chelatase → MSAPALILVAHGTRSARGVEMIAELAGAVARELGAAALAEAASTLAHAGSTSAYPGSTRTGAGADFGAASASLREIAIAPRVRTAFVDVLGPSPAEVLRDLGSVPAVVVPAFLASGYHVYQDVPREVAASAHDAVAVTQAMGPDPALAEVMHLRLRAAGWRPGDAVVFAAAGSSDSRARQDVQRAANLLSDRIGTPAHLAYIATGEPKVPEVVAAVRASGARRVFVASYLLAHGLFHQRLHEAGADGVAEPIGVHPAVVRLLTDRYYVAIETVTAARVA, encoded by the coding sequence GTGAGCGCCCCGGCCCTGATCCTGGTCGCGCACGGTACCAGGAGCGCGCGGGGCGTGGAGATGATCGCCGAGCTGGCGGGAGCCGTGGCGCGTGAGCTCGGTGCCGCGGCGCTCGCGGAGGCCGCATCGACTCTCGCGCACGCCGGCTCGACTTCGGCGTACCCGGGATCGACCAGGACAGGTGCCGGTGCCGATTTCGGGGCCGCATCGGCATCGTTGCGTGAGATCGCGATCGCGCCGCGAGTGCGGACGGCGTTCGTGGATGTGCTGGGGCCGTCCCCGGCGGAGGTGTTGCGGGATCTGGGTTCGGTTCCCGCCGTGGTGGTTCCGGCGTTCCTCGCCTCGGGCTACCACGTGTATCAGGATGTGCCGCGAGAGGTGGCCGCGAGTGCGCACGACGCGGTCGCGGTCACCCAGGCCATGGGCCCGGATCCGGCGCTGGCGGAGGTCATGCACCTGCGCCTGCGGGCAGCGGGCTGGCGACCGGGCGACGCCGTGGTGTTCGCCGCCGCCGGCTCCTCGGATTCCCGTGCGCGCCAAGATGTTCAGCGCGCCGCGAACCTGCTCTCCGACCGCATCGGCACGCCGGCGCACCTCGCCTACATCGCGACGGGCGAGCCGAAGGTCCCCGAGGTCGTCGCCGCGGTCCGGGCCTCCGGCGCGCGGCGCGTGTTCGTCGCCTCCTACCTGCTGGCCCACGGTCTGTTCCATCAGCGCCTGCACGAGGCCGGCGCGGACGGCGTGGCCGAGCCGATCGGCGTGCACCCGGCCGTCGTCCGTTTGCTGACCGATCGCTATTACGTGGCCATCGAGACCGTGACGGCCGCCCGGGTCGCGTGA
- the nirD gene encoding nitrite reductase small subunit NirD — MTVIDTPGTATSITGWTQACRQDYLIPGRGVAVLLKGGRQAALFLTADGTLFAVGNIDPFGRAAVMSRGLVGDRGGVPVVASPLLKQAFSLIDGRCLDDESVSLPVYAVRVENGVVAVSNDPLVFQGGTA; from the coding sequence ATGACCGTGATCGACACACCCGGCACCGCGACCAGCATCACCGGCTGGACCCAGGCTTGCCGACAGGATTACCTGATTCCCGGCCGCGGCGTGGCGGTGCTGCTGAAGGGCGGCCGGCAGGCGGCCCTGTTCCTCACCGCCGACGGGACGCTGTTCGCCGTCGGCAATATCGATCCCTTCGGCCGGGCGGCGGTCATGTCGCGCGGGCTGGTGGGTGATCGCGGCGGCGTGCCGGTGGTCGCCTCCCCGCTGCTCAAGCAGGCCTTCTCGCTGATCGACGGTCGCTGCCTGGACGACGAGTCGGTGTCCCTGCCGGTGTACGCGGTGCGCGTCGAGAACGGCGTGGTCGCGGTGTCCAACGACCCCCTGGTGTTCCAGGGCGGTACGGCATGA